The genomic interval GTAAAAGCTGCATTAGCTTTTGAAAATTGATCCAAATCAACTTGTTTTAATGAAACCTATTGACTATCGGGtgttatgttattttattgtatttcTTTACATCTATCAatgcatttaaatgttatatttaattttttaaattagaaGTTACTTAATGATTTTATAACCTATCATcaaatttttagagttataagTATATAATTATGACATCATGCTGATATATTAACATTTGTAACAAGTCAAGTTTTTCAAACACTAAGAAATAGAAATAGTAgtagctctttttttttttaattggaggAATGGCTATTAACATTTATAACAGGTCAAGTTTTTCAAACACTAAGAATTAGAAATAGtagtagtattttttttaactgaaGGAATGGGGTTTCGAACTTACTCTTTAGGTAGAGAAAAAATACACTAATTAATGAATCAAATGCTCGGTTGCAAATAATAATAGCATTCTTGACCATGATGTTATTAAAAAAGATTGTCAAAGATCAAGCTAAAAAAAGGACTGAAATCTACCAGTCAGAGATTACTGTTACGAACCAGGTGTGGAAACTTGGAACTTATGGAGAAGGGAAGCTTGTATGAATTTTACTATTATGTCAAAGAACTACAAGCAAGCAATATAGCTAACATATGCATGAAAGCTAGCGGCAACATTATATTTTATCGAGATTAGATGAGATGATGTCCCTATCACTGGCCAAAAAGGTTATGAAAGAAAGTGCAGAAAGCTGAGGGAATATTCAATCAATATATAAGCTCACATTCAAAAGTAGCTTTTTCTGCATATATTTCTTTATGGAGTTGACCCCAACTAAAATCAAAATGTAAAAGTATGTTATCAAGGAGAAGATGATCTCAGTTCTCAAATCAAAAAAAGACAAGGCAACAGCCAACAGGCCAactgcttttattttttcaacttttcatCCTTTGGATGGAGGAGGTAGCTAGCTAAGGTTTCAGTAATTCACACTGTTCCCTAACTTGCATTCTGAATCTTATATCTAATTATATATTGGAAGGCATTAGTTTTGGTCAgtaaacaaaattatttaaagcaaTATTTAGCTAGTAGATGTTCATTAATATAGTTTATATATAGAGGGGAAAGATCAAAAGACTAACAACTAATATTACATCAAAGATTAGTCAACTCTTGAGCAAGCTGAAGTAGTACTGATGCTTTCAAGGCTTGAAGTTAATAAGAGAAGAACTAGAGACTAATTTAAGCTGAGACGTTCTGAAATgcgagaaagaagaaaaggtcTATATCTGGAGGAGCAAAGAAGGTGATAGCTGAAGACCTTCTGGACAACAACTTTGGAGCAACTCTGGGTTTCATTGGAGCTGGTGGACAAGTTAACGTATCTGGTATTCTAAACCTTTGCCCCTTCGGAGTAGAACATCCAGTCTGCAAAACTTCTACACGGTTTATGTCTTCTTTATCAGCAGTAGTGCTATTCCTGCATGATGAATCATTGGAACTGCTATTACTGCCAATGTGACTACAAGGCAACTCCATCGATGATTCCAGGCTGCTATCTCTTTCGACCTCTCGCCGCCTGTAACAACTTCTCCTTCTTGTTGCGGTCGGAGCCATTGGGAAAGCTAAAAGGACAATATGCTAGCTAGACAAGGCATAGTGGAAAGATTGAAAACTTGATGAGACTGATGAGGGAATGTATTTAAATAGAGCTGTGTCTTGGCTGGTTTCTGGAGCACAGCTAGCCTTGTACAAAGAGACAGACCACTAGCACTTTCAAAAACCTGACAAGGATTGCTTGAAACATAGCAACAGAAACATTCCAAAGGGGTCTCATTTAACTATTTGGGTAATTGAAAACTTTCTGCcatgattttaaacttttaagtAAGATCCAATATAATCTTACAGCAGCAATAACTACTACcactgaaaattaaaattttattcccAACTCTACCAAATCCTGATAAGATTGAAACACGTTTCGGACGAAGTGAGATGGATATCTAAGTAGGAATTTTGCCCAAGATCTCCGGTTTTCTTTGAGTATTTACAGACTCACCTtgttgtatatatatatctatatatattcaaGTTGAAAAATGTGTTTGCAATGTGCTCTGCGTGCATGTCTGCCTCTAGCAAAAGCATTTTGGTGAAAGGAAAACTTAGGTAAATTTTCTTACATATTTTAACTCcaatatttcaataaaatatgtCAAGTATAATTAGATGAAACTTAAACATATAACAAATAAATGCATAAAGAGTTACTTAAAGAGGTTTTCACTCTTCTTGCATTTGTTGCTTGAATTTTTGTAACTTAATTTGCTTCATCTTTTGtacattgattttttttgtttgtttgaaaGTTGCATTCTTACAATttccaataattttttaatttagtgcatttatattaaaacATAATCATTCATATTATCATTTAAGTTTGGTTTGactgatatatatatatatagagagagagagagaggcagAGGAAGGGGAGCTAGTAGGGCCCTCGTCGCCcctcaaatttcaaaattttatctttttttattttaaaattttaaaaattttcttttacttttatttattaaaaattttataattttactgtttcaaatattaaatttttattgtcactcttcaaatttaaaatcttgacTCCACtgctatatatatactatataccctacacaatatataaaatacttgCATGCGCAAGCCTTCCATTCTCGGCTGCCAATCCCTTCAACTTTAAGCCTCATAAACCCATTAATTGATGACATTTTGAGTAGAGTATCTtttgaagaattatttttgatcGGATATAATATCATAAATCATAAAAGAGAATTATAAATAGTTTGACCCAATTATAACcgattgaattaaaattaactACACGCTACAACTCATGTTTAGAATTAATCAACGGTGCAATTGGAGAGCATTTcaactataatttttttttccctctaaAACTACAGTTATCCGaccataataaaattttttgtaagAGTTCATCCCTTAAAAATGTAAGCTTCATGATGAAttttacataattaataattacgATTTGACAATTACAAGCAATAAATTTATGAAGGAATTAACTTGCAAAATCACAAAGTTAAAAAatctttgatatttttttatatatgtaaagattttaagttgcacgataaaattaattatatacttTTCATCTCATAAATCTTTATATCATTTAATTTCACTCAGACCATCAAATTAAGCAAAGCCCCAAAATCTAGTAGATGGCATGTCTCGTCGAGGACGGGTCCTTGATATTCACTTTGATTAATGAACGAGCTAAAGACAATTTATTTTCTAAAGCaagtacaaataaataaataaattgatagaAGTAAAAGTTGATACTCGTACAATTTAATGCGATAAATAggttcaaaattcaaaactctTCTCAAATAATGCAGCTCGGCGCATTTATTACtaagaggaaaaaaaactttaatgtGGAATCATGTCATATCATGTTGGTGTTTCAGAGTTGTCATCATAATTCAAGGGGTCCATGGACCGCAGCTGTCGCCCAGGGAAAATATTTACTTCTAGGATAATTTAGATTCAAGTTTCCTGGCAATTTTGTGTTGAAGTTTAACTCCAGCATATCCTTGGTATGGCGGTGGCCAATAAAACATGCAAAGGAAAATTGATGGGGAAAATTACTAGTATAGCAATATAGAACAGAATATTTTAGACGACATTCATATTTTAGACAAAGAGCCGTGAGAACATAACTAAGATAAAGATGTCCTCATTGAACTTGGGCTCAATAGTCATTCACTGATTGCTTGGATTCCTTTTTTTGGATTGTGAAGAGTAATCCACAACTGATAATAATAAACAAGCCCAAAAGTTTTATGCCAGGTGGCAAGAAAATCCTCCCCACAACTGAATTTGTACAATTATCttaacattttgttttaaaaattttccctCTTCACATGTCAAAACAAAGACACGACTAACCCATATAGCTGAGTTTATGACAAAACAGTCTTCCTAGAATTTCCTAATATGATTTTATTCAGAATTAGTCATAGCCTTATGATGGGTATgatgaattttcattttttttctcattctaCTTCCGTGACAGCTTCCGATCATTAGGGCTTGGTGGCTTGTTGTTTTCGGGCATCAGGACttaacaaagaagaaagagctcCGGGTCTGACGTCAAGGCCAACCCAGTATGATTTAATATTCAGGCTTAGGGCACTGTCCATTTGCAGCCTGTGCCCTCACTAAAggtaatgaaaattaaaaaacaagaaaattgatGCAAGCCAAGCCTCAATATTGAAGAGTAGAATGACGATTTGACAAAAGGAACGCTGCTTCCGCACTAACATCAGATGGGGAAAAAAATGGCATGTCCCTTTTTGGAACTAAGCCTCAAGAGTGTCATTCCTGTGAATGTTAGTCCTACTGTacaaaattgaaaaggaaaaatcaatgaaaattaTCACTTGTACATTACAACCCTATGTCTCTGACTCTGAGCCTAATTCTGATGAGTCTTCTTCCTCCCTCGGTGATCTCCAACAGGTAAACGGTGGTGGAGGAGGATCAACAGGAAGTGTGCCCTCCAACACCTTCACTACCTCCCCCATGGAAGGTTTCACACGTTCATCAGTTTGAAGGCACCAAAATGCAATTCTCAATGCACGCTCCAGTTCCTCGTTATCCACTTCGCCCTCAAGTCTTTTATCTACTACATTCTCCGGATGACCTTCCAACCATTCCTTGTAAGCCCAACCAACAACATCATTCACTTCTTTAATCCCGCTAACTAGTGTCATAACAATCTTGCCAAACTCCTCCACATCTTTCTCTGCCGAAGCCCTATGTGAGGATGCCTCACCATAAAGCATCCGAAATCCAAATTCATTCACTTTAgcctcaaaattttcatcaagGACTACATTTTCACATTTCAAATTTCCATGGCATAAAAATTCTCTACACTCTGTGTGCAAATAAAATATGGCTCTACCGACACTTAAGCAAATCTCCATTCTCTTTCTCCAAGTCAGTCTCTCAGCCAATGTTGAATCTTCTATGTATTTCTCCACAGAACCATTCTTGGGAAATTCATAGACTAAATACCTGTGATCTAACTCGCAACAATAGCCTTCCAGCTTGACAAGACCTTTGTGATAAATGCTTCCTATCTTTGACACTGCAGCTCGGAATTTTCTTGCTTCAGTGGTTGCTTCCAGCTCTTTGACTGTGACCAGTTGGTTGTTGGGTAAGGCACCTTTGAACATCTTTGGCCCAATTTGGTGGTTGAAATTCCCTGTAAGGTCCTTGATCTCAGTGAAGGATA from Theobroma cacao cultivar B97-61/B2 chromosome 5, Criollo_cocoa_genome_V2, whole genome shotgun sequence carries:
- the LOC18598993 gene encoding uncharacterized protein LOC18598993, with protein sequence MAPTATRRRSCYRRREVERDSSLESSMELPCSHIGSNSSSNDSSCRNSTTADKEDINRVEVLQTGCSTPKGQRFRIPDTLTCPPAPMKPRVAPKLLSRRSSAITFFAPPDIDLFFFLAFQNVSA